The nucleotide sequence GGCGGCACGCTGCCCGTCACGGACGGCGCCGGCTCCCCGGTGAAGGTCGGCCCGATCGGGGGCATCGGTCAGGGCGGCTGACCCGCACGTCCCAGGGTGCTCGGGCTGCACCGCGCCGCTGCCCGAGCACCCGCCAGTACGGCCTGTCCCAGCGGGCTCCGATCGCCGTCTCCGACCGCATCGCCTCACCGCGCTCGCCCACAGCGGCCTGGGAGGTTCTGAACCTATGCCCGCTCGGGTCGTTCCGGGTTCGGGACGAAGGCGGGTAGCGCGGCGAGGCTGTGGCGCACGGCCTCGCCCCCGTACTTGAACATCTGCCGCTCGTAGTCGCCGACCGCGCCGAGGAGGTCTTGGCGGCGCTCGACGGTCTCGATCAGGCAGCGGCGCAGCAGGTCGGCATCGCGCAGGGCGGTGTTCGCACCGTTGCCGCCGGTCGGGGAGGTGGCGTGGATGGCGTCTCCGAGCAGCGTGACCGGACCGGGCGCCCAGCGCTCGCGGGGCTCGACCACCCGGATGGACAGCAGGGTGCTGTTGTCCGGGTCGGCCTGCTCGATGAGCGCCTGCAGGTCCGGATGCCAGCCCTCCATCCTGGACAGCACGGCCTCCTGCGCGGTCGGGGCGCCGAGCGAGCCGTTCGGTGGCAGGAGCATGGCCCAGCGCACGTAGTCGCGGATATCGGGGAGGGTCACCTCGGGTGCCAGTTCCTCGGCCGCCTGCTTGGGCGGGGTACGGAAACGCATCGCTCCGAGCATCAGGCTCACCCCGTCCCCGGCGATCTTCGAGCCGAAGGCCGGCGCCAGGGTGGCAAAGCGCTCGGTCAGCGGCGTACGGCCGATGACGAACCGGGCGCCGGTGTCGGTCGCGGTGGTCTGCGGCGAGAGCACCGCGCGGACGGCGGAGCCGACCCCGTCCGCCCCGACGAGCAGGTCGGCGGTGGTCGGGTCGCCGTGCGCGAACCGGGCTTCGACCTTGCCGTCGTCCAGTACGTCGTAGCCGGTCAGCGCGGCCCCGGTGCGCACGGTGAGTCCGGTCACCAGCAGGTGCCGCAGCACTTGCCGGTCGATCACGATCCCGGTCTTGCCGGGGCCGAGTTCGCCGATCCGGTTCAGCTGCGGGTCCAGGACCAGCC is from Streptomyces hygroscopicus and encodes:
- a CDS encoding monooxygenase; protein product: MRVSVVGAGLGGLCLAQGLRGAGIETDVYERDPAITARFQGYRLLLSPVGLEALRGCLPPRWHPLLDAIVGDAYAERLVLDPQLNRIGELGPGKTGIVIDRQVLRHLLVTGLTVRTGAALTGYDVLDDGKVEARFAHGDPTTADLLVGADGVGSAVRAVLSPQTTATDTGARFVIGRTPLTERFATLAPAFGSKIAGDGVSLMLGAMRFRTPPKQAAEELAPEVTLPDIRDYVRWAMLLPPNGSLGAPTAQEAVLSRMEGWHPDLQALIEQADPDNSTLLSIRVVEPRERWAPGPVTLLGDAIHATSPTGGNGANTALRDADLLRRCLIETVERRQDLLGAVGDYERQMFKYGGEAVRHSLAALPAFVPNPERPERA